The following are from one region of the Mycolicibacterium helvum genome:
- a CDS encoding TerC family protein: protein MSVSVLVWVITCAVILGLFVFDFYAHVRVPHEPTFRESAIWSSVYIGLAVVFGLVVWWLWGGQFAGEYFAGYVTEKALSVDNLFVFTVIMGTFAVPREFQQKLLLIGIVLALVMRAGFIAVGAAAINTFSWVFYLFGIFLVLTAVKLAKEAGHEKEVEEKRDSRIIALVRRLVPTTDDYDGDKFLTKLDGKRAVTPMLLALIAIGFTDVLFALDSIPAIYGLTEQPYIVFTANAFALMGLRQLYFLIGGLLDRLVYLSYGLALILAFIGVKLVLHALHENTLPFINGGQHVAVPVISTGMSIGAIGVVLLVTTVASLAKTRGRASAG from the coding sequence ATGAGTGTCTCGGTACTGGTGTGGGTCATCACGTGCGCGGTGATACTCGGGTTGTTCGTGTTCGACTTCTACGCGCACGTGCGGGTGCCGCACGAGCCGACGTTCCGCGAATCGGCGATCTGGTCGTCGGTGTACATCGGCCTGGCGGTGGTATTCGGGCTCGTCGTGTGGTGGCTATGGGGCGGCCAGTTCGCCGGTGAGTATTTCGCCGGTTACGTCACCGAGAAGGCGCTGTCCGTCGACAACCTGTTCGTCTTCACGGTCATCATGGGGACTTTCGCGGTGCCGCGGGAGTTCCAGCAGAAGCTGCTGCTGATCGGCATCGTGCTGGCGCTGGTGATGCGGGCCGGGTTCATCGCGGTCGGCGCGGCGGCCATCAACACCTTCAGCTGGGTGTTTTACCTCTTCGGAATCTTCTTGGTACTCACCGCCGTCAAACTGGCGAAGGAGGCCGGCCACGAGAAGGAGGTCGAGGAGAAGCGCGACAGCCGCATCATCGCCCTGGTGCGCCGGCTGGTCCCAACGACCGACGACTATGACGGCGACAAATTTCTCACCAAACTCGACGGCAAACGAGCCGTCACGCCGATGTTGTTGGCGCTCATCGCAATCGGGTTCACTGACGTGTTGTTCGCGCTGGACTCGATTCCGGCCATCTACGGCCTGACCGAGCAGCCCTACATCGTGTTCACCGCCAACGCCTTCGCGCTGATGGGGCTGCGCCAGTTGTACTTCCTGATTGGCGGGCTGCTGGACCGGTTGGTGTACCTGTCCTACGGGCTGGCGCTGATCCTGGCGTTCATCGGTGTGAAGCTGGTGCTGCACGCGCTGCACGAGAACACCCTGCCGTTCATCAACGGCGGCCAACACGTTGCGGTGCCGGTGATCTCCACAGGCATGTCGATCGGCGCGATTGGCGTGGTGCTGCTGGTGACCACGGTGGCCAGCCTGGCCAAGACCCGGGGCCGGGCCAGCGCCGGATAG
- a CDS encoding acetamidase/formamidase family protein — MTVHRLPATAQTVHWGYFDPRQAPALTVESGDLVAIETLTHHAGDAPDLLMDEHISRVFAEVDDRGPGPHILTGPIAVTGARPGDVLQVDILEATPRLPYGSNLAGHWGYLFNEIPIERVTVYELDIDALLGRALFGYDWTATPLANEPGTIVTPDPARREPALPGVVVPLRPHFGTMGVAPADPVRVSSVPPGNHGGNVDNWRIGAGGRMYYPVQVAGALLSIGDPHVSQGDGEVSGTALESSLNGLLRLTIRRDLPFTAPVLETATELLVHGFGDSLDAAMKCATLRTLHLLQSHFGLSGADAYSFMSVAVDFTVTQVVDQRQGAHGRIDKRCFPRWHNPAA, encoded by the coding sequence ATGACGGTGCACCGCCTTCCGGCGACGGCCCAGACGGTGCATTGGGGATATTTCGACCCACGACAGGCTCCCGCGCTGACCGTCGAATCCGGTGATCTGGTGGCGATCGAGACGCTGACCCACCACGCCGGTGACGCCCCCGATCTGCTGATGGACGAACACATCTCGCGGGTGTTCGCCGAGGTCGACGACCGCGGGCCGGGACCGCACATTCTCACCGGACCGATCGCGGTCACCGGGGCGCGACCTGGTGACGTGCTGCAGGTCGACATTCTGGAGGCCACCCCACGGCTGCCCTACGGTTCCAATCTCGCCGGCCATTGGGGCTACCTGTTCAACGAGATTCCCATCGAGCGGGTCACCGTCTACGAGCTGGACATCGACGCGTTGCTGGGGCGCGCGCTGTTCGGCTACGACTGGACCGCCACCCCGCTGGCCAATGAGCCCGGCACGATCGTCACACCCGATCCCGCGCGCCGGGAGCCTGCGCTGCCCGGCGTGGTGGTGCCCTTGCGGCCGCACTTCGGCACGATGGGCGTGGCACCGGCCGATCCGGTGCGGGTCTCCTCGGTGCCGCCGGGCAATCACGGCGGCAACGTCGACAACTGGCGCATCGGCGCCGGTGGCCGGATGTACTACCCCGTCCAGGTGGCCGGCGCACTGCTGTCGATCGGCGATCCGCACGTCTCGCAGGGCGACGGGGAGGTCAGCGGCACCGCGTTGGAATCGTCGCTGAACGGCTTGCTGCGCTTGACGATTCGCCGCGATCTGCCGTTCACGGCGCCGGTGTTGGAGACCGCGACCGAGCTACTGGTGCACGGATTCGGGGACAGTCTGGACGCGGCGATGAAATGCGCGACCCTGCGCACGCTGCACCTGCTGCAAAGCCACTTCGGGTTGTCCGGCGCCGATGCGTACTCGTTCATGTCGGTAGCGGTGGACTTCACCGTGACGCAGGTGGTCGATCAGCGTCAGGGTGCACACGGCCGAATCGACAAACGGTGCTTCCCACGCTGGCACAATCCAGCGGCATGA
- a CDS encoding RidA family protein, translated as MSGIQAYTFTPADGVPPAVAPFSHATAAGQTLYVTGQMPTDTTGSVVGDDVATQTDQVLANLLRVTELCGGGLADVVSVRAFLTDWTDYGAFNAAYAPWFPDRLPSRTCVGTTGLAVGALVEIDWVCWRADGWA; from the coding sequence ATGAGTGGTATCCAGGCGTACACGTTCACCCCTGCCGACGGCGTTCCGCCCGCGGTGGCGCCGTTCTCGCACGCGACCGCGGCCGGCCAAACCCTCTACGTCACCGGGCAGATGCCGACCGACACCACTGGGTCGGTGGTCGGCGATGACGTGGCCACCCAGACCGATCAGGTGCTCGCCAATCTGCTGCGGGTCACCGAACTGTGCGGCGGCGGGCTGGCAGACGTGGTGTCGGTGCGGGCATTTCTCACCGACTGGACCGACTATGGGGCGTTCAATGCGGCGTACGCGCCGTGGTTTCCCGACCGGCTACCGAGCCGGACCTGTGTCGGCACGACCGGGCTGGCGGTCGGCGCGCTGGTCGAGATCGACTGGGTCTGCTGGCGGGCCGACGGTTGGGCCTGA
- a CDS encoding helix-turn-helix domain-containing protein has product MTLKVDLAKTAGQASSPPTGRVIAVMEMLGADPGRQFSLAEISRRLDISRATGHAILATLVAHEWVTRDPRSAKYAWGPAIASLAKPADLFRGELEDLAADTGMQVYLARREVNSLVIIGVAGQSLTAPRIGRGTRTPFVAPFGRDYVAWSTPEAQRAWLEAIGQPSDALRDRISAVLSETRDRGFVVERLTKEYLRVYSALEALSRDGEVDAITAQLARAFADLSVIDVLPNELGAGATHSIATVSAPITNADGVVTMSVTAAPFAMLDSRAITGLGERVLLAASAIGERLNRYGDGA; this is encoded by the coding sequence ATGACGCTCAAAGTAGACCTTGCCAAGACGGCGGGTCAAGCGTCATCGCCGCCCACCGGGCGGGTGATCGCGGTGATGGAAATGCTCGGCGCCGACCCCGGCCGGCAGTTCTCGTTGGCCGAGATCTCTCGTCGCCTCGACATCAGCCGGGCCACCGGCCACGCCATCTTGGCGACCCTGGTCGCGCACGAGTGGGTGACCCGCGACCCCCGGTCCGCGAAGTACGCCTGGGGCCCGGCCATCGCCAGCCTGGCCAAACCCGCCGACCTGTTCCGCGGCGAGCTCGAGGACCTGGCGGCGGACACCGGCATGCAGGTCTACCTGGCCCGGCGTGAGGTCAACAGCCTGGTGATCATCGGCGTTGCCGGTCAGAGCTTGACCGCGCCCCGGATCGGACGGGGGACCAGGACGCCATTCGTCGCGCCGTTCGGCCGCGACTACGTGGCGTGGTCGACTCCGGAAGCGCAGCGTGCCTGGCTCGAGGCGATCGGCCAACCCAGCGATGCGCTACGCGATCGAATCTCGGCTGTGCTCAGCGAAACTCGTGACCGCGGCTTTGTCGTAGAACGGCTCACCAAAGAGTACCTGCGGGTCTACTCGGCATTGGAGGCGCTCAGCCGCGACGGCGAAGTGGACGCGATCACCGCGCAGCTCGCCCGCGCGTTCGCCGACCTCAGCGTGATCGACGTTCTGCCAAACGAATTGGGCGCCGGAGCCACCCACAGCATCGCGACGGTCTCGGCGCCGATCACCAACGCCGACGGCGTGGTGACTATGTCGGTCACCGCAGCGCCGTTCGCCATGCTGGATTCACGGGCGATCACCGGCCTCGGCGAGCGGGTTCTCCTGGCCGCCAGCGCCATTGGCGAGCGGCTGAATCGTTACGGTGACGGGGCGTGA
- a CDS encoding sulfotransferase family protein, translating to MATRSSMETLNLDDLTDPVLTDTQRHILEYTESREVTFDLDAMLAEAVAQARADDLTDDDGFSDRLAAHIAAIESDTGLRQLSRSTLRARVVRKLRNRLSLTDLIRRYPEIEAIPIERPLIVVGMPRSGTTHLVNLIARDPRRRALPYWESEDPIPALGQGPDVFGVDPRYARVKAEHEALMASTPYVAAMHDRFPEAIEEEVELLDLDMAGYVLEWHARVPGWRDFYLGLDHTRHYAYLKKVLQALTFLRGPRTWVLKSPQHAEQLGPLMATFPDATVAFTHRDPVAVIQSAITMMAYSDRLRRTSIDPDWLVDYWSDRIHRLLSACVRDRELVPAERSVDIGFHHLNGNEMPVLGEYYQRAGIDVPPKVAKRFQAYIDGNRRGAKGRIPYDLKRHFGVEPQELRSRFAFYFDRFDVHPEI from the coding sequence ATGGCGACTCGGTCATCAATGGAGACCCTGAACCTCGACGACCTGACCGACCCGGTGCTGACCGACACCCAACGCCACATCCTGGAATACACCGAGTCACGCGAAGTGACGTTCGACCTCGACGCGATGCTCGCCGAAGCGGTGGCGCAGGCCAGGGCCGACGACCTCACCGACGACGACGGATTCAGCGACCGGCTGGCCGCGCATATTGCCGCGATCGAGTCGGATACGGGCCTGCGTCAGCTGAGCCGAAGCACCCTGCGCGCCAGGGTCGTTCGCAAGCTCCGTAATCGGCTCTCGCTGACCGACCTGATCAGGCGTTACCCCGAGATCGAGGCGATCCCGATCGAGCGGCCGCTGATAGTGGTCGGCATGCCCCGTTCGGGGACCACCCACCTGGTCAACCTGATCGCGCGGGACCCGCGCCGCCGCGCCCTGCCCTACTGGGAGAGCGAGGATCCGATTCCGGCCCTCGGCCAGGGACCCGATGTGTTCGGCGTCGATCCCCGCTACGCCCGGGTCAAGGCCGAACACGAGGCACTGATGGCCAGCACCCCGTATGTGGCCGCGATGCACGACCGCTTCCCCGAGGCCATCGAGGAGGAGGTCGAGCTACTCGACCTCGATATGGCCGGCTACGTCCTCGAATGGCATGCGCGCGTTCCGGGCTGGCGCGACTTCTATCTCGGCCTGGACCACACCCGCCACTACGCCTACCTCAAGAAGGTCCTGCAGGCACTGACGTTCTTGCGCGGTCCGCGGACCTGGGTACTGAAATCGCCGCAGCACGCCGAACAACTCGGTCCCTTGATGGCCACCTTCCCCGACGCCACCGTGGCCTTCACCCACCGCGACCCCGTCGCGGTGATCCAGTCGGCGATCACCATGATGGCCTACTCGGATCGATTGCGCCGCACCAGTATTGACCCCGACTGGCTGGTCGACTACTGGAGTGATCGGATCCACCGCCTGCTGAGCGCCTGCGTGCGTGACCGGGAACTCGTGCCGGCAGAGCGCAGCGTCGATATCGGGTTTCATCACCTCAACGGCAACGAGATGCCGGTGCTCGGCGAGTACTACCAGCGCGCGGGCATCGACGTTCCGCCCAAGGTGGCCAAGCGATTCCAGGCCTATATCGACGGCAACCGGCGCGGCGCCAAAGGGCGCATCCCCTATGACCTGAAACGTCACTTCGGCGTCGAGCCGCAGGAGCTGCGCTCCCGGTTCGCCTTCTATTTCGACCGTTTCGACGTCCACCCCGAGATTTAG
- a CDS encoding MBL fold metallo-hydrolase: MAPASAEQAEEVAPGIWCSPGLTNSYLLTTSDGRVVVNTGMGFESPVHRAVFDAVDSSPVRYILITQGHYDHVGGLDTLRDRDTKVVAQANWEQWRDDNERLLPYRANRSAFAFSGRLAGGIAKIQQRFGKKLPSQSTATADIVVEDRLTLTVGNRRFELIATPGGETTDSMVIWLPDERVCLCSNTFGPVFGHIPNLVTIRGDRYRDALTVIDTIERVRALQPEVLLTGHFDPIRGAGVIDAELSRLRDAIQYLHDETVAGMNAGKDVRTLMAEITLPDHLDVGQGYGKLAWDVRAIWENYSGWFHHRSTTELYAVGPDAVSADVVELAGADALTERAGTHLAGGRPLEAIHLAELVTQADPEHDGARAVLKAAHEELLASSVNFWETAWLTKQIERYT, translated from the coding sequence ATGGCGCCCGCCTCAGCCGAACAGGCCGAGGAAGTCGCACCGGGGATCTGGTGCTCACCGGGACTGACCAACTCCTACCTGCTGACCACCTCGGACGGCCGCGTCGTCGTCAACACCGGCATGGGATTCGAAAGCCCGGTGCACCGGGCCGTGTTCGACGCCGTCGACTCGTCGCCGGTGCGCTACATCCTGATCACCCAGGGCCACTACGACCACGTCGGCGGCCTGGACACCCTGCGTGACCGGGATACCAAGGTTGTGGCACAAGCCAATTGGGAACAGTGGCGCGACGATAACGAGCGACTACTGCCCTATCGCGCTAACCGCAGCGCCTTCGCGTTCTCCGGCAGGCTCGCCGGCGGCATCGCCAAGATTCAGCAGCGCTTCGGCAAGAAGCTCCCCTCCCAGAGCACCGCAACCGCCGACATCGTCGTCGAGGACCGGCTGACACTGACGGTCGGCAACCGGCGCTTCGAACTGATCGCGACCCCCGGCGGGGAAACCACCGACTCCATGGTGATCTGGCTACCCGATGAACGAGTCTGCCTGTGCAGCAACACGTTCGGCCCGGTGTTCGGACACATTCCAAACCTGGTCACTATTCGCGGCGACCGCTACCGGGATGCGCTGACGGTCATCGACACCATCGAACGCGTCCGCGCGCTGCAGCCCGAGGTGCTGCTCACCGGACACTTCGACCCCATTCGCGGGGCGGGGGTGATCGACGCCGAACTGAGCCGGCTGCGCGACGCCATCCAGTACCTGCACGACGAGACCGTCGCAGGAATGAACGCAGGCAAGGACGTTCGGACCCTGATGGCCGAGATCACGCTGCCCGACCATCTCGATGTCGGCCAGGGCTACGGCAAGCTCGCCTGGGACGTCCGCGCGATCTGGGAGAACTACTCCGGCTGGTTTCACCACCGTTCGACCACCGAGCTGTATGCAGTCGGGCCCGACGCCGTCAGCGCCGACGTGGTGGAGCTGGCCGGCGCCGATGCCCTGACCGAGCGCGCCGGCACCCATCTGGCGGGCGGTCGCCCGCTGGAAGCCATCCACCTCGCCGAGCTCGTCACCCAGGCCGACCCCGAGCACGACGGGGCGCGGGCGGTACTCAAAGCGGCCCACGAGGAACTTCTGGCGAGCAGCGTCAACTTCTGGGAGACCGCCTGGCTGACCAAGCAGATCGAAAGGTACACATGA
- a CDS encoding SDR family NAD(P)-dependent oxidoreductase: MTAQLSFDFTGTQALVTGATSGIGHAVAVLFRDAGADVIVTGTKPAATDYDTDLSQMTYRQLVLTDNASIDSLAQSISTLDVLVNNAGANFPGGLDESTPDGFAASVALNLTGPYRLTVALRHALKASAATGGASVVNLASMSALRAVTMVPGYGAAKSGVINVTRNLAVKWAKHGIRINAVAPGTIETAMTAPMHAVPEVMATEIAHIPAGRMGTVGEVAPAIAFLCTTQSSYINGAVLVVDGASDCV, translated from the coding sequence ATGACCGCCCAGCTCAGCTTCGACTTCACCGGCACCCAGGCACTGGTCACCGGGGCGACCAGCGGCATCGGGCACGCCGTCGCCGTGCTGTTTCGCGATGCCGGGGCCGACGTCATCGTCACCGGCACCAAACCCGCCGCCACCGATTACGACACCGACCTCTCGCAGATGACCTACCGCCAACTTGTGCTCACCGACAATGCATCCATTGACAGCCTGGCACAGAGCATCTCCACGCTCGACGTTCTGGTGAACAACGCCGGCGCCAACTTCCCGGGCGGCCTCGACGAGTCCACGCCCGACGGGTTCGCGGCCTCCGTCGCCCTGAACCTCACCGGGCCATACCGGCTCACGGTTGCCCTGCGCCACGCGCTGAAGGCTTCCGCGGCGACCGGCGGAGCGAGCGTGGTGAACCTGGCGTCGATGTCTGCGCTGCGTGCGGTCACTATGGTCCCCGGCTACGGGGCTGCCAAATCCGGCGTCATCAACGTCACCCGCAACCTGGCCGTCAAGTGGGCCAAGCACGGAATCCGGATCAACGCCGTGGCGCCAGGCACCATCGAAACCGCGATGACCGCGCCGATGCACGCCGTCCCGGAGGTCATGGCGACCGAAATCGCCCACATCCCGGCCGGGCGGATGGGCACCGTGGGCGAGGTCGCCCCCGCCATCGCGTTCCTGTGCACGACCCAAAGCAGCTACATCAACGGCGCGGTGCTGGTCGTCGATGGCGCCTCGGACTGCGTCTAG
- a CDS encoding type 1 glutamine amidotransferase translates to MPRQVLFIYNDPIAPEALLGETFTELGFDVDTFEVVPAARAGDPALEVTFPDPTRYDVIVPLGSRWAVYDEQLPWVAAEIDTVRQAVDAGLGVLGVCFGGQLIATALGGSVQRSLAPEVGWHQVHSSNPDLVPDDGPWFQWHFDRFTPPPGATEIARNDRASQAFVLGRAMGLQFHPELDHKLLELWIDDDHNRGSGDLVQLGLNPDDLRADTTTHVDDAARRLRLLVRGFLDKVAR, encoded by the coding sequence GTGCCCCGTCAGGTCCTGTTCATCTACAACGATCCGATCGCGCCCGAGGCATTACTCGGCGAAACGTTCACCGAACTCGGTTTCGACGTGGACACATTCGAGGTGGTTCCGGCAGCGCGAGCCGGCGACCCTGCGCTCGAGGTCACCTTCCCCGACCCGACCCGCTACGACGTGATCGTGCCGCTGGGTTCGCGGTGGGCGGTCTACGACGAACAGCTGCCGTGGGTGGCCGCCGAGATCGATACCGTGCGGCAGGCCGTCGACGCCGGGCTCGGCGTGCTCGGGGTGTGCTTCGGCGGCCAGCTGATAGCCACCGCGCTTGGCGGCTCCGTGCAGCGGTCGCTTGCCCCCGAGGTCGGCTGGCACCAGGTACACAGCAGCAACCCCGATCTGGTGCCCGACGACGGACCATGGTTCCAGTGGCACTTCGACCGGTTCACTCCCCCGCCGGGAGCCACCGAGATCGCCCGAAACGACCGCGCATCACAGGCTTTCGTCCTCGGCCGGGCGATGGGTCTGCAGTTCCACCCCGAACTCGACCACAAGCTGCTGGAGCTGTGGATTGATGACGACCACAACCGCGGCAGCGGTGATCTCGTCCAGCTCGGGCTGAACCCCGACGATCTACGGGCCGACACCACCACCCACGTCGACGACGCCGCTCGCCGGCTGCGGCTATTGGTGCGGGGCTTCCTCGATAAGGTCGCCCGCTAG
- a CDS encoding cysteine peptidase family C39 domain-containing protein, whose amino-acid sequence MAGCSEAKHTADAPKASTSAASSTQPATAPAPAPGKPVSNWGCRGVDPAPPDVLPTVAHVAPKAKNGSGSAGEVFGDPEAASRYWQQQSQSDCGLMATRLAIAELTGQTPTEGQMIDLAKKTPSECSPGEPVYDDSFDPSDGGTGHGTCTTDLALLLSHYGVASEYTSDSGGGIPTGLKALQSYLGEGKQAIVCVSSATIWDTDGDRSRCGHLVTVAAIDTGEGVVYLGDSGGDDTRGETVSIDTFEKAWATGGHEILLAG is encoded by the coding sequence GTGGCGGGTTGTTCGGAGGCGAAACACACGGCTGACGCGCCGAAAGCGTCGACCAGCGCGGCGTCATCGACGCAGCCCGCCACCGCTCCCGCGCCGGCCCCGGGCAAGCCGGTGTCCAACTGGGGATGCCGCGGGGTGGACCCGGCACCGCCGGACGTGCTCCCGACCGTGGCGCATGTAGCACCGAAGGCCAAGAACGGATCTGGTTCTGCGGGTGAGGTCTTCGGTGACCCGGAGGCCGCCAGCAGGTACTGGCAGCAGCAGAGTCAGAGCGACTGCGGCCTGATGGCGACTCGGCTCGCCATTGCCGAACTCACCGGCCAGACGCCCACCGAAGGGCAGATGATCGACCTGGCCAAAAAGACGCCGAGCGAATGCAGCCCCGGGGAACCGGTGTACGACGACAGTTTCGATCCGTCGGACGGTGGAACCGGACACGGCACGTGTACGACGGATCTGGCGCTGCTGCTGAGTCATTACGGGGTCGCTTCGGAATACACCAGCGACAGCGGCGGCGGCATCCCCACCGGCCTGAAGGCTCTCCAGAGTTACCTCGGCGAGGGGAAGCAAGCCATCGTGTGCGTCAGCTCCGCGACGATCTGGGACACCGACGGGGACCGGAGCAGGTGCGGGCATCTGGTGACGGTGGCCGCCATCGACACCGGGGAGGGCGTCGTCTATCTCGGCGACAGCGGCGGCGACGACACCCGCGGCGAGACTGTCAGCATCGACACGTTCGAAAAAGCCTGGGCGACAGGCGGTCACGAAATCCTGTTGGCCGGCTAG
- a CDS encoding pyruvate kinase, with the protein MTSVVAMAAAAQQLDRLQCDVDALLARLADAESRWQPWTAPVATENHCSAVNLVHYWALRQVDLRDVQERLTGFGLSSLGRSEAHVQATLQLVSAAIAAMRGHGWTPDEQACARITQGAQLLERNAVELLGPTADDRAARIMVTLPSEAAGDTALVRTLLDAGMRIARINCAHDDATAWKAMAANVRAAAAAAGRSCLVAMDLGGPKLRTGPLEPGPRVVRLRPTRNAQGQVVAAGRGWLTSAKRPARPPEPGLVTLPVDAKWLAHRSEGDELVLRDTRGSKRRLLLAAAGPGGFVVTTEKTTYLSTGTVLRTGGQERSDSGRNTGGQERSDSGRNTGGQDSTELGELPAVEQSIRLTAGDIVRLTRDCTPAPVDDDQRPRIGCTLPEVFDNAEVGERVFFDDGKLGGEVVAVAADSIDIRIDHPPHGTAKLRAAKGINVPDTNLPISALTDKDLADLAAVIELADFVQFSFVREAADVIRLFDELDRLGDHDLGVVLKIETRQAFEQLPQLLLTAMRRRRVGVMIARGDLAVETGYERMAELQEEILWLCEAAHLPVIWATQVLEQLATTGLPTRAEISDAAMAERAECVMLNKGPYITDAVFALDDILGRMAGHEYKKNPLLRSLHSWRADAL; encoded by the coding sequence ATGACTAGCGTCGTTGCCATGGCCGCCGCCGCGCAACAGCTGGATCGACTGCAGTGTGACGTCGACGCGCTGCTGGCGCGGCTGGCCGATGCCGAATCCCGATGGCAACCATGGACCGCCCCGGTCGCCACCGAGAACCACTGCAGTGCAGTGAATTTGGTTCACTACTGGGCGCTGCGGCAGGTCGACCTTCGCGATGTACAGGAACGGCTGACCGGCTTCGGGCTGTCCTCGCTGGGCCGCAGCGAGGCCCATGTGCAGGCGACACTGCAGCTGGTGTCGGCCGCGATCGCGGCGATGCGCGGTCACGGCTGGACTCCGGACGAGCAGGCTTGCGCGAGGATCACCCAGGGCGCGCAGCTGCTCGAGCGCAATGCCGTCGAACTGCTCGGCCCGACCGCCGACGACCGTGCGGCACGGATCATGGTCACCCTGCCCTCAGAAGCCGCCGGGGATACCGCTTTGGTGCGCACGCTCCTCGACGCCGGAATGCGAATAGCCCGGATCAACTGCGCCCACGACGACGCCACGGCGTGGAAAGCAATGGCCGCCAATGTCCGCGCCGCGGCCGCCGCAGCCGGCCGCAGCTGTCTGGTGGCGATGGATTTGGGTGGCCCGAAACTCCGCACGGGCCCCCTGGAGCCCGGGCCACGGGTGGTTCGGCTGCGGCCGACACGCAACGCGCAAGGTCAGGTGGTGGCCGCCGGCCGTGGCTGGCTGACCTCAGCGAAACGGCCGGCCCGCCCACCCGAGCCCGGCCTGGTCACCCTGCCGGTCGACGCCAAATGGCTGGCACACCGCTCCGAGGGCGACGAACTGGTGTTGCGGGACACCCGCGGATCCAAGCGGCGGCTGCTGCTCGCCGCGGCCGGCCCCGGCGGATTCGTCGTCACCACGGAGAAGACGACCTACCTGAGCACGGGGACTGTGTTGCGGACCGGCGGGCAGGAGCGGAGCGACTCGGGAAGAAATACCGGCGGGCAGGAGCGGAGCGACTCGGGGAGAAATACCGGCGGGCAGGACTCCACCGAGCTCGGCGAGCTGCCCGCCGTCGAGCAGAGCATTCGGCTGACCGCCGGTGACATCGTGCGACTGACCCGCGATTGCACACCGGCACCCGTCGACGACGACCAGCGGCCCCGGATCGGCTGCACGCTGCCGGAGGTGTTCGACAACGCCGAAGTGGGCGAGCGGGTCTTTTTCGACGACGGCAAGCTCGGCGGCGAAGTCGTCGCCGTCGCCGCCGACAGCATCGACATCCGCATCGACCATCCCCCGCACGGCACGGCAAAGTTACGCGCCGCCAAGGGAATCAACGTGCCGGACACCAACCTGCCGATCTCGGCACTCACCGACAAAGACCTGGCCGACCTGGCCGCCGTGATCGAGCTCGCCGACTTCGTGCAGTTCTCGTTCGTACGCGAGGCCGCCGACGTGATCCGGCTCTTCGACGAGCTGGACCGGCTCGGCGACCACGACCTCGGCGTGGTACTCAAAATCGAAACCCGACAGGCCTTCGAGCAGCTCCCGCAGCTGCTGCTCACGGCGATGCGCCGACGCCGGGTCGGGGTCATGATTGCACGCGGCGATCTGGCTGTGGAGACCGGCTACGAACGGATGGCCGAGCTCCAGGAGGAGATTCTGTGGCTGTGCGAGGCCGCACATCTGCCGGTGATCTGGGCGACCCAGGTACTCGAGCAACTAGCCACCACGGGGCTGCCGACACGCGCCGAAATCAGTGATGCCGCAATGGCCGAGCGCGCCGAGTGCGTGATGCTCAACAAGGGGCCTTACATCACCGACGCCGTCTTCGCCCTCGACGACATCCTCGGCCGGATGGCCGGCCACGAGTACAAGAAGAACCCGCTATTGCGCAGCCTGCACTCGTGGCGGGCCGACGCACTCTAG